A window from Listeria seeligeri serovar 1/2b str. SLCC3954 encodes these proteins:
- a CDS encoding flagellar hook-associated protein 3 codes for MRISTNQQANTIINQLNNVSGNLAKYQLQVSSGKKYESMSQNPGATAQILSYNHVLSQLNREKTDVTEAKSLLNTAETSLSSMTTSMNRVNALVLQAINGTSDKNNMSQSAEEIKGLLGVLLSVANAEDDGRYVFSGSSTSVKPFTTDKTTGEIIYNGTTENKNFRVTDTLEVEVFHDGSAMTDVFNNIQKIVDAMKTGDKDALSGLQEINSQNIEIITNSMTNIGGQKNGVAAYDNVLSSKITDFSERKSNVEEVNMPEAVSNLNKTSIAYQAALQSSVMVQKLSILNYM; via the coding sequence ATGCGAATTTCAACGAACCAACAAGCAAATACAATTATAAATCAGTTGAACAATGTCTCAGGAAATCTTGCTAAATACCAATTACAAGTTTCATCTGGGAAGAAATATGAGTCAATGAGCCAAAATCCTGGTGCGACGGCGCAAATTTTATCCTATAACCACGTACTTAGCCAGTTGAACCGCGAAAAGACTGATGTGACAGAAGCTAAGTCATTACTTAATACGGCAGAAACGTCCCTTTCTTCGATGACAACCTCGATGAACCGAGTGAACGCGTTAGTTTTACAAGCGATTAATGGCACGAGTGATAAAAATAATATGTCTCAATCGGCCGAAGAAATTAAAGGATTACTAGGTGTACTTCTTTCTGTTGCTAATGCAGAAGATGATGGACGCTACGTTTTCAGTGGGTCCAGCACTAGCGTTAAGCCCTTTACAACCGATAAAACAACCGGCGAAATCATTTACAATGGAACAACCGAAAACAAAAATTTCCGTGTTACTGACACGCTCGAAGTCGAAGTTTTCCACGATGGAAGCGCGATGACCGATGTATTCAATAATATCCAAAAGATTGTCGACGCAATGAAAACTGGCGACAAAGATGCGCTTTCTGGTTTGCAAGAAATTAATAGCCAAAATATCGAAATTATCACCAATTCGATGACAAATATTGGCGGGCAAAAAAATGGTGTTGCTGCTTATGATAATGTACTTTCCAGCAAAATCACCGACTTCTCAGAACGTAAATCGAATGTAGAAGAAGTGAACATGCCAGAAGCAGTAAGCAATTTAAATAAAACATCTATTGCCTACCAAGCAGCATTACAATCAAGTGTCATGGTACAAAAATTAAGCATTCTAAATTATATGTGA